The Streptomyces sp. NBC_00286 nucleotide sequence GGCCGCATCCAAGGAAGAGGTCGGCACGATGAGAAGAAGGACGGTAGCTCTCGCCCTCGGCACAGTCGCCACGATGATACTGACTGGCTGCTCCGCCATGAGCGGCGATGGTGGTGGCGGAACGGTCACCCTCAACATGGTCGAGAGCCTGACGAACCCCGCCCGCACGGATCTGCTGAAGGACCTCATAGCGGACTTCGAACAGCAGAACCCCAAGATCAAGGTCAATCTGGTCTCGCCGCCCACCGAGCAGGCCGACCAGAAGATCCAGCAGATGCTCCAGTCCGGCAGTGGCGTGGACACCCTCGAAGTGCGGGACACCACCGTGGGCCCGTGGTCGAACAACGGCTGGCTCTACGACATGAAGAAGGACCTCACCGGCTGGAAGGGCTGGGAGGCCATGACGGAGAACGCCGTCAAGGCCTCCCAGGACGCCGACGGCGAGACCTACTTCGTCCCGTACGGCTTCTACGGCCTGAGCGTCTTCTACCGCACCGACCTGATCAAGGAGGCCGGCTTCAGCGCGCCGCCGGCCACCTGGGACGAGCTGCTGAAGCAGGCCTCCGCCATCCACGACCCGGGGAAGCGCCGCTACGGGTATGCCTTCCGCGGCGGGGCCAACGCCAACGGCAACGCCACCGCCGTCATCGAGGCGTACGTCGCCGACGAGATCGACCCCGCCAACGGCTTCAAGCTGAAGGACGGCAGCACGATCTTCTCCGTGCCCGAAGCCCTCGACGCCATGGAGACCTACCTCAAGCTCTTCAAGCAGGCGTCCCCGAAGTCGTCCGTGTCCTGGGGCTATCCGGAGATGGTCGAGGGCTTCGCCAACGGCTCCACGGCCTTCCTGCTCCAGGATCCCGAAGTGATCGCCACCGTCTCGGAGTCCAAGGCGATCGCGAAGGACCAGTGGGACACCGCCCCGCTGGTGGCAGGCCCCAGCGGCAAGACCGTCCAGCCGCTGGCCACCGCGGGATGGGGCGTCGCGGACGGCAGCAAGAACAAGGCCGAGGCCGTCAAGCTGGTCGAGTTCCTCTCCGAGGGCGAGGCGTCGACGACCTTCACCAAGAAGAACAGCCTGGTGCCGATCCTCAAGTCGGCCACCGAGGATCCGTTCTACAAGACCGGCCCCTGGTCCAGTTACGTCACCATGACGGAGCAGCCGGAGAAGTACCTCAACGTCAGTCAGCCGCGCGGCGTCGCCTGGTGGACCGAGTGGCAGCAGAAGGCCGACGCCGACGTGCAGAAGATGGTGCTCGGCAAGCTGACGCCCAAGGCGCTGCTGGCCGGCTGGGACGCGTACTGGACCGAGAAGTGGCAGCAGGAGGGCTAGGCAAAATGCCGTCCGCGTCCGAAACGACGAGTTCGAGTACGAGTACAAGTGCGACGGAAACGGTGAAAACGGCGTCGGCGGGCTCCTCCCGGAACCGGAAGAGGGGAGGCCCGCCCGCCCGAGGCACCGAACGGGGCCGCCGCAAGCCGGAGTTCACCTCCCGGCGCGGGCTGCTCATCGCCGCCTTCATGGCCCCGGCCGCGATCTTCGTGGCGGTCTTCACGTACTACCCGATGATCGCCGGCAGCCAGAT carries:
- a CDS encoding ABC transporter substrate-binding protein, producing the protein MRRRTVALALGTVATMILTGCSAMSGDGGGGTVTLNMVESLTNPARTDLLKDLIADFEQQNPKIKVNLVSPPTEQADQKIQQMLQSGSGVDTLEVRDTTVGPWSNNGWLYDMKKDLTGWKGWEAMTENAVKASQDADGETYFVPYGFYGLSVFYRTDLIKEAGFSAPPATWDELLKQASAIHDPGKRRYGYAFRGGANANGNATAVIEAYVADEIDPANGFKLKDGSTIFSVPEALDAMETYLKLFKQASPKSSVSWGYPEMVEGFANGSTAFLLQDPEVIATVSESKAIAKDQWDTAPLVAGPSGKTVQPLATAGWGVADGSKNKAEAVKLVEFLSEGEASTTFTKKNSLVPILKSATEDPFYKTGPWSSYVTMTEQPEKYLNVSQPRGVAWWTEWQQKADADVQKMVLGKLTPKALLAGWDAYWTEKWQQEG